Proteins encoded within one genomic window of Priestia megaterium:
- a CDS encoding peptidase G2 autoproteolytic cleavage domain-containing protein, which translates to MANGFASHAEGIATSTGINANGAHAEGVSTNASAQGSHAEGNNTTANGFAAHSEGNFTTAGGDISHAEGNGTTASGTSSHAEGTNTTASGTSSHAEGTGTTASGFVAHSEGTGTIASGDSSHAEGSGTRANGFASHAEGSGTIASGDLSHTEGLSTTANGFEGAHIMGRNGAVNNLNGDPTYSWNVAFGAIAYDLTGLIGKLLNNGNMFVDGAYLSPAADYAEMFEIIDKNPIDVGYFVTAVEKGKIRKATASDQFILGITSATPSLIGNSAGLRWQGKYLTDEWGRKKYHEVTIPAEKDNEGNILIPERKEMQPMLNPEWNPSEEYIPRTERPEWVAVGLMGQILIRDDGTCEEQGYCWTNDEGIATKASQGYRVLKRTGANQVLVLVNSLPSRNELDPVVKLEN; encoded by the coding sequence ATGGCAAATGGATTTGCTTCTCATGCTGAGGGTATAGCAACAAGTACAGGTATAAATGCAAATGGTGCCCATGCCGAAGGGGTTTCCACTAACGCTTCAGCTCAGGGAAGTCATGCCGAAGGAAATAATACAACGGCAAATGGATTTGCAGCCCATTCCGAAGGTAACTTCACAACCGCAGGTGGGGATATTTCCCATGCAGAAGGTAACGGTACAACCGCAAGTGGAACTTCCTCCCACGCAGAAGGAACAAATACAACCGCAAGTGGAACTTCTTCCCACGCAGAAGGAACAGGTACAACCGCAAGTGGATTTGTGGCCCATTCCGAAGGAACAGGTACAATTGCCAGTGGGGATTCTTCCCACGCGGAAGGGTCAGGTACAAGGGCAAATGGATTTGCTTCTCATGCCGAAGGATCAGGTACAATTGCTAGTGGGGATTTATCTCATACTGAAGGATTGAGTACAACAGCAAATGGTTTCGAAGGAGCCCATATTATGGGACGGAATGGAGCGGTTAACAACCTCAATGGAGATCCAACCTATTCATGGAATGTAGCCTTTGGAGCTATTGCGTATGACCTTACCGGTCTCATCGGAAAGCTTCTGAATAATGGTAATATGTTTGTCGACGGGGCGTATTTAAGTCCAGCAGCCGATTATGCGGAAATGTTTGAAATAATAGATAAAAACCCGATCGATGTTGGTTACTTTGTTACAGCAGTAGAAAAGGGGAAAATTCGAAAAGCCACCGCAAGTGATCAATTTATTTTAGGTATCACCAGTGCAACGCCAAGTCTCATTGGAAATAGTGCAGGATTACGATGGCAAGGAAAATATTTGACCGATGAGTGGGGACGAAAAAAATATCATGAAGTGACGATTCCGGCTGAAAAAGACAATGAAGGAAATATTCTTATTCCTGAAAGAAAAGAAATGCAGCCAATGCTCAATCCTGAATGGAATCCAAGTGAAGAATATATCCCTCGTACAGAGCGACCGGAATGGGTGGCTGTTGGGTTAATGGGTCAAATACTCATTCGAGATGATGGAACTTGTGAAGAACAAGGATATTGCTGGACGAATGATGAGGGAATTGCAACGAAAGCAAGTCAAGGATATCGTGTGCTGAAGCGTACAGGAGCAAATCAAGTATTGGTGTTGGTTAATTCTCTACCTTCAAGAAATGAGCTTGATCCTGTTGTAAAGCTAGAAAACTAG
- a CDS encoding relaxase/mobilization nuclease domain-containing protein, which translates to MHTDKAHIHNHIGINATAYKKSRKYLFSKEGL; encoded by the coding sequence ATCCATACTGACAAAGCACACATCCATAATCATATTGGCATCAATGCTACAGCCTATAAGAAGAGTCGTAAATATCTATTTTCTAAAGAAGGTTTATAA
- a CDS encoding helix-turn-helix domain-containing protein codes for MSTTRMLTTEEFDYMKNYQSFIENRSQHQSMKRKLLKEIINLYGEKFYRLHAGTRNALDRLCWFAAEKGFCFPGSTYLGQTYEKSKGTIDRHLRELRKQGQIVTVYRRCPRNNGKGNPVHLFVNHPYFDHWVNYLQLNLESDVETDVETENEQSAWGSKGKEEKNSSTYNLSLKDFNKYIRNNVNIKLSSDYVPSFIPTSFKDAVRPFFTYADDIYELWGKVRLAHKISGLEKPLEDLVLIAVQAFRETVFAYKRKRIKNTFGAYFFGTLRGLFGAERRREVQRSSDNPLFYNFLEV; via the coding sequence ATGTCTACTACGCGTATGCTTACGACAGAAGAATTTGATTATATGAAAAATTATCAGAGTTTCATAGAAAACCGTTCTCAACATCAATCAATGAAACGAAAATTACTTAAAGAAATTATCAATCTTTACGGAGAGAAATTTTATCGACTTCATGCAGGAACTAGAAATGCTTTGGACCGACTTTGTTGGTTTGCTGCAGAAAAAGGTTTTTGCTTTCCTGGTAGTACATATTTGGGCCAAACATATGAAAAGTCAAAAGGAACAATCGATCGTCATTTAAGAGAGCTACGAAAACAAGGACAAATTGTTACTGTTTATCGTCGCTGTCCACGCAACAATGGAAAGGGAAATCCGGTACACTTATTTGTCAACCATCCTTATTTTGATCACTGGGTTAACTATTTACAGCTTAATTTAGAGTCTGATGTTGAAACAGATGTTGAAACAGAAAATGAGCAAAGTGCTTGGGGGAGTAAGGGTAAAGAGGAAAAAAATTCTTCTACCTATAATTTATCTTTAAAAGATTTTAATAAATACATACGTAATAATGTAAATATTAAACTCTCATCTGATTATGTACCATCTTTTATTCCAACATCTTTTAAAGATGCTGTAAGGCCTTTTTTTACTTATGCAGATGATATTTATGAATTATGGGGGAAAGTACGTTTAGCTCATAAAATAAGTGGTCTTGAGAAACCCTTAGAGGATCTAGTACTCATTGCAGTTCAAGCTTTTAGAGAAACTGTTTTTGCATATAAGAGAAAGCGAATAAAAAATACTTTTGGAGCCTACTTTTTTGGAACATTAAGAGGTTTATTTGGTGCTGAACGGAGAAGAGAAGTCCAGCGAAGTTCTGATAATCCGTTATTTTATAACTTTCTAGAAGTATAG
- a CDS encoding replication initiation protein, translating to MKKSNVVQPYDLESINIKNWVTKSNILIESTYKLSLQEQRILLIMASKVQPNDETLKTYRFRAKDFIEIVGNKKGTGFYSYLKEIVNGLQTKILTIKEKGRQRNYNWVITSIYEENEGYITLQFHPSLKYLFLELKEKFTSYQLENVVRLNSVYSIRIYELLKQYERLRKRELTLEELRHFLAIEPTKYKQYGHFKSKVLAVAQKEINNKTDIHFEFVEIKTGRKVTSIEFIITSSPALNGVSSVKEKEPELNQPPLELTDNEKENRLQYDLVSLGVKPEKIEWVLSEFTKEQVERNIKYTQDRLIMGDITHPHSYVIKSIQKDYAKASQESKVAKPKKPIRKELVPDFIRETEDKDRVLENPTLKERQKLFFKENGTQLEFEARLLQFQELRKMLVLNSKEPNQEEFKKAEEAAVQEVLRNMQEDLEKREEAGLKPRLINDFKNKQLREIYQTFLSNQVSNES from the coding sequence ATGAAGAAATCAAATGTAGTTCAACCATATGATCTGGAAAGTATAAATATAAAAAATTGGGTAACAAAATCAAACATCCTTATTGAGAGTACGTATAAACTGTCCTTACAGGAACAAAGAATCCTTTTAATCATGGCATCTAAAGTACAACCTAATGATGAAACTTTAAAGACATATAGATTTCGAGCTAAAGATTTTATTGAAATTGTAGGAAATAAGAAAGGTACAGGGTTTTATTCATACTTAAAGGAAATTGTGAATGGCCTTCAAACAAAAATTCTTACCATAAAGGAAAAAGGTAGACAAAGAAATTATAACTGGGTTATTACGTCTATTTACGAAGAAAATGAGGGATACATAACATTACAATTTCACCCTAGCTTAAAGTATTTATTTTTAGAACTTAAAGAAAAATTCACTTCGTATCAATTGGAGAATGTAGTGAGACTAAATTCGGTTTATTCTATTCGTATTTATGAGCTGCTTAAGCAATATGAGCGTCTACGAAAAAGGGAGCTAACTCTTGAAGAATTACGTCATTTTTTAGCTATTGAACCTACTAAGTATAAACAGTATGGCCATTTTAAGAGCAAAGTATTAGCAGTGGCTCAAAAGGAAATTAATAATAAAACAGATATTCACTTTGAATTCGTCGAAATAAAAACAGGTAGAAAAGTAACATCCATAGAATTTATTATTACTAGTTCGCCTGCATTGAATGGTGTTAGCTCTGTTAAAGAGAAAGAGCCCGAATTAAATCAGCCACCATTAGAGTTAACAGACAACGAAAAAGAAAATAGGTTACAGTATGACTTGGTGAGCTTAGGAGTTAAGCCTGAAAAAATTGAGTGGGTTTTATCTGAATTTACGAAAGAGCAGGTAGAACGAAATATCAAATACACGCAAGATCGTTTGATTATGGGAGATATCACTCATCCGCATTCTTACGTAATAAAGTCCATTCAAAAAGACTATGCGAAAGCATCACAAGAATCGAAGGTAGCAAAGCCTAAAAAGCCTATCAGAAAAGAATTGGTTCCAGATTTCATAAGAGAAACTGAAGATAAAGATCGAGTTTTAGAAAATCCAACATTAAAGGAAAGGCAGAAATTATTTTTTAAGGAAAATGGAACTCAACTAGAATTTGAAGCAAGGCTTTTACAATTTCAAGAATTAAGAAAAATGTTAGTTTTAAATTCTAAGGAACCAAACCAGGAAGAATTCAAAAAAGCAGAAGAAGCGGCAGTACAAGAAGTACTCCGAAATATGCAAGAAGACTTAGAAAAGCGTGAAGAAGCAGGACTTAAGCCAAGATTAATAAATGACTTCAAAAATAAACAATTAAGAGAGATTTACCAAACCTTCTTGAGCAATCAAGTTTCAAATGAGAGTTAA
- a CDS encoding tyrosine-type recombinase/integrase: MDIPLIVQRFLVHLHESGKKHSTISMYKHDLNAFFRWLNQQHPHMTPETLPEGMERYEEYFTYLKEKNLSEANLRRVASHLNGLLRFYDLIDQIGSLKATTKKQRELTDNDFISENDTRLLLDSVIRHKNLTDTQLKIHEHIAPRNQSILILMLHYGLTINEIVSLNIKDINFSQNALTITTNKGKRVLDISRDDKKIIYNYFSAIPSLFKPKDYTDDPLFLSFHPQKMVYWYDYNLNKPRRISLIGVKRMIEKEVQRSGIQAKVRSTQFRNSCILKKLLEGYSNEQTIYYFGLSSRHALYRYKRYLKSI; the protein is encoded by the coding sequence ATGGATATTCCTCTGATTGTTCAACGTTTTCTCGTTCATTTGCACGAATCAGGAAAAAAACATTCTACAATCTCTATGTACAAACATGATTTAAATGCATTTTTTCGTTGGTTAAATCAACAGCATCCCCATATGACGCCAGAAACTTTGCCAGAAGGAATGGAACGCTACGAAGAATACTTTACCTACTTAAAAGAAAAAAACTTGTCAGAAGCCAATTTAAGGCGTGTAGCTTCACACCTAAATGGCTTATTAAGGTTTTACGACCTAATAGACCAAATTGGATCGCTCAAAGCTACAACAAAAAAACAGAGAGAGCTAACTGACAATGATTTTATAAGTGAAAACGATACACGTCTACTTTTAGATTCTGTAATACGTCATAAAAATCTAACAGATACACAATTAAAAATACATGAGCATATAGCCCCTCGTAATCAATCAATATTGATTCTAATGCTTCATTACGGTCTTACAATCAATGAAATAGTATCTTTAAATATAAAGGATATTAACTTTAGTCAAAATGCATTAACTATTACAACTAACAAAGGAAAACGTGTCTTGGATATTTCTAGAGATGATAAAAAAATAATATACAATTATTTTTCAGCTATCCCCTCACTATTTAAGCCGAAAGATTATACAGACGATCCTTTATTTCTTTCTTTTCACCCTCAAAAGATGGTTTATTGGTACGATTACAACTTAAATAAACCTAGAAGGATAAGTCTAATTGGTGTAAAGCGTATGATTGAAAAAGAAGTTCAACGCTCAGGTATACAAGCTAAAGTAAGATCTACGCAATTTCGAAACAGCTGTATACTAAAAAAGCTTCTTGAAGGCTATTCTAATGAGCAGACTATTTATTACTTTGGTTTATCCAGCCGCCATGCTTTGTATCGATACAAAAGATATTTAAAATCAATATAA
- a CDS encoding MerR family transcriptional regulator yields the protein MSKNPDEEIVYTLKDTVKLTGLSIDLIRLYEKEFNLQIQRTEGGHRRYNKRNIDLLIEIKKRIQEQNWSYKMVNQWLQGEVITEAVDVQSNLEKKVDSLENKVQELLDRSEKDEQFQFALIQRLDEQGKLIKHLTEKLDYQDQYIENNLEKRDEKLTSAIREISDTKKLIAAAQENLESKPKSFWSKIFGN from the coding sequence ATGTCTAAAAACCCAGATGAAGAAATTGTTTATACTCTAAAAGATACCGTGAAACTAACTGGTTTAAGCATTGATTTAATTCGCTTATATGAAAAGGAATTTAACCTCCAGATTCAACGAACGGAAGGGGGCCATCGCAGATATAACAAAAGAAACATCGATTTATTAATTGAAATAAAAAAACGAATTCAAGAACAAAACTGGAGTTATAAGATGGTCAACCAATGGCTACAGGGAGAAGTTATAACGGAAGCTGTAGACGTACAATCAAACCTTGAAAAAAAAGTAGACTCTCTTGAAAATAAAGTCCAAGAATTACTTGATCGATCTGAAAAAGATGAGCAATTTCAATTTGCACTTATCCAACGTTTAGATGAACAAGGCAAGCTAATAAAGCACCTTACAGAGAAACTGGATTATCAGGATCAATACATTGAAAACAATTTAGAGAAAAGAGACGAGAAATTAACGAGTGCTATACGAGAAATCAGTGATACAAAAAAGCTGATAGCGGCCGCCCAGGAAAATCTAGAGTCAAAACCAAAAAGTTTTTGGAGTAAGATTTTTGGTAACTAA
- a CDS encoding sulfite exporter TauE/SafE family protein encodes MKKLFIFAFIGFLAQLIDGSLGMAYGVTSSSLLLTFGMAPAIASASIHISEVVTTAASGISHMKFGNVDRQAVFKLIIPGSIGAFIGACFLSNMPGDVVKPYISLFLLMLGFYVVIRFLFKHKKRSEQKNLNLSIKQAIPLGLIAGFADATGGGGWGPLTTPILLSKDGNSARKVVGTVDTSEFAIAISATLGFLVSLGWQDVNWFWVIALMLGGIIAAPIAAWLVRVMPSHFLGVLVGGFIILTNIWTLLKVWSINNMAELFIYVTIVIFWISSIVFTMRKNQKNN; translated from the coding sequence ATGAAAAAATTATTTATTTTTGCGTTTATTGGCTTTTTAGCCCAATTAATTGATGGTTCTTTGGGAATGGCTTATGGTGTCACCTCGTCATCTCTCTTATTAACCTTTGGAATGGCTCCTGCAATAGCTTCAGCTTCTATACACATATCAGAAGTAGTTACCACCGCAGCTTCAGGAATTTCCCATATGAAATTTGGAAACGTGGATCGCCAAGCCGTTTTTAAATTAATAATTCCAGGTTCTATAGGGGCCTTTATAGGAGCTTGTTTTTTAAGTAATATGCCAGGAGATGTAGTTAAGCCATATATTTCTTTATTTTTATTAATGCTAGGTTTTTATGTTGTCATCCGTTTTTTATTTAAGCATAAAAAACGTAGTGAACAGAAAAACCTTAATTTATCTATAAAACAAGCTATACCGTTAGGATTAATAGCAGGCTTTGCTGATGCCACTGGTGGAGGTGGATGGGGACCTCTCACAACTCCTATATTATTGTCGAAGGATGGTAATTCAGCTAGAAAAGTAGTAGGTACAGTTGATACAAGTGAATTTGCTATTGCTATCTCTGCTACTCTAGGCTTTTTAGTTTCATTAGGATGGCAAGACGTTAATTGGTTTTGGGTAATAGCTCTTATGTTAGGAGGAATTATAGCAGCTCCCATCGCGGCATGGTTAGTAAGAGTAATGCCTTCGCACTTTTTAGGTGTTTTAGTAGGTGGTTTTATTATTTTGACTAATATTTGGACATTACTCAAAGTCTGGTCTATAAATAATATGGCGGAATTATTTATTTACGTAACTATTGTTATATTTTGGATATCATCTATTGTTTTTACGATGCGGAAGAACCAAAAAAATAATTAA
- the cysC gene encoding adenylyl-sulfate kinase, giving the protein MTDNRNITWHDYTITKKQRRNQNGHESFIIWFTGLSGSGKSTIANALAKALFIRKINNYVLDGDNIRHGLNKDLGFSEKERTENIRRIGEISKLFVDSGLVILTAFISPFQEDRDQVRQLVEPKEFIEIYVKCTLDECEKRDSKKLYQKARAGEIKNFTGIDSPYEEPVNPELVVETDTLSIEECVNKIIIYLETMKLI; this is encoded by the coding sequence GTGACAGATAATAGAAACATCACTTGGCATGATTACACAATTACAAAGAAACAGAGAAGAAATCAAAATGGACACGAAAGTTTTATTATATGGTTTACTGGTTTATCAGGATCTGGAAAGTCTACAATTGCAAATGCTTTAGCCAAGGCATTGTTTATACGTAAAATCAATAACTATGTTTTAGATGGTGATAACATTAGACATGGACTTAACAAAGATCTAGGGTTTTCAGAAAAAGAGAGAACTGAAAATATTCGACGAATCGGTGAAATATCCAAATTATTTGTAGACAGTGGCCTAGTTATTCTTACAGCTTTTATTTCACCCTTTCAAGAAGATAGAGATCAAGTGCGCCAACTGGTAGAACCCAAAGAGTTTATTGAAATATATGTAAAATGCACACTCGATGAATGTGAAAAAAGGGATTCTAAGAAACTTTATCAAAAAGCTAGGGCAGGAGAGATAAAAAACTTTACAGGAATTGATTCCCCATATGAAGAGCCCGTTAATCCAGAGTTAGTTGTTGAAACTGATACACTTTCAATAGAAGAATGTGTAAATAAAATAATAATATATCTAGAGACAATGAAACTAATTTAA
- a CDS encoding carboxypeptidase-like regulatory domain-containing protein — protein MTSQVINTETKQPTQGATVTVLNDQKLVVVGFTDAKGNFTINELHPGIYNISVTADGFTLETHR, from the coding sequence ATTACCAGTCAAGTCATTAACACTGAAACAAAACAACCAACTCAAGGTGCTACAGTAACAGTTCTAAACGATCAAAAATTAGTAGTAGTGGGCTTTACAGATGCAAAAGGTAATTTTACTATCAACGAATTGCATCCCGGCATTTATAACATCTCCGTGACAGCTGATGGATTTACCTTAGAAACCCACAGGTAA
- a CDS encoding DUF4915 domain-containing protein, with product MIEVMECQLLITCCNQDGGLYIANFKDGTHSLKKVLNIECRGIAKYKDHFIVVSTNGILILNENLDVIQTKELTEMLDLHGIAIYKDQAFIVETTKNSIGIYDLKKNIDRVDEIKLSPENYDTCHINDIFIQDDKAYISMFSYTDKSSFLSKISKNSNTQGVILEYSLLDKKTVRIMQNNLFQPHSLKIYKEELYYCTSAEFLVQKNEKIVFKGLGYLRGLDIKNEMIFIGQSESRHVDRLLKEQNNILFDCGIYIHNMSTKMSSFIHVPSKEIYQILII from the coding sequence TTGATCGAAGTCATGGAATGTCAACTACTAATTACCTGTTGTAATCAGGATGGTGGTCTCTATATAGCTAATTTTAAAGATGGGACACATAGTTTAAAAAAAGTCTTAAATATAGAATGTAGAGGAATAGCAAAATATAAAGATCATTTTATAGTAGTAAGTACAAATGGGATTCTGATCCTAAATGAAAATTTAGATGTCATACAAACTAAAGAATTAACTGAAATGTTAGATTTACATGGAATTGCTATTTATAAGGATCAAGCTTTTATTGTAGAAACAACAAAAAATTCTATTGGTATTTACGACCTTAAAAAAAACATAGATAGAGTGGACGAGATTAAACTTTCACCTGAAAATTATGATACTTGTCATATAAATGATATTTTTATACAAGATGATAAAGCCTATATCTCTATGTTTTCATATACTGATAAAAGTTCCTTCCTAAGTAAAATATCAAAGAACAGTAATACACAAGGGGTTATCTTAGAGTACTCCTTACTTGATAAAAAAACAGTTAGAATTATGCAAAATAATCTGTTTCAACCTCACAGTCTAAAAATATATAAGGAAGAATTATACTACTGTACATCAGCAGAATTTCTTGTGCAAAAAAATGAGAAAATTGTTTTTAAAGGTCTAGGTTATCTAAGAGGATTAGATATAAAAAATGAAATGATTTTTATTGGTCAAAGTGAAAGCAGACATGTTGATAGGCTCCTCAAAGAGCAAAATAATATACTATTTGATTGTGGGATTTACATTCATAATATGTCTACTAAGATGTCTTCTTTCATACATGTACCATCTAAAGAGATATATCAGATATTAATAATCTAA
- the wecB gene encoding non-hydrolyzing UDP-N-acetylglucosamine 2-epimerase — MKVMTILGTRPEIIRLSLIIEKLDNYAKQHILVHTGQNFTSTLSEVFFQELKVRKPDYILFDQQYTLGEQLSKMYQGLEKIFLKEKPDKILVLGDTNSGLCAILAERMGIPVVHMEAGNRCFDLEVPEEKNRRVIDAISSFNLPYTPQSKENLLKEGVPSNRIIVSGNPIHEVLEHYKCEIEQSDILNKLLVEKENYFLVTAHRAENVDHEDRLLEIIQGINLVAEAYGKRVICSIHPRTKSRIKGISELKIHPLVEFHEPFGFFDFVKLEKNALCVLTDSGTVQEECCLFHVPTVTIRKTTERPETIECGSNMLSGIDSDQIVNCVHVMVNQPKKWSYPEGYDDKIVSDKVIKVLLGGYKVV; from the coding sequence ATGAAAGTTATGACAATTTTGGGCACACGACCTGAAATTATACGTTTAAGCCTTATCATAGAAAAATTGGACAATTACGCTAAGCAGCATATTTTAGTTCATACAGGACAGAATTTCACTTCTACCTTAAGTGAAGTATTTTTTCAAGAATTAAAAGTGCGGAAACCGGATTATATTTTATTCGATCAACAATATACACTAGGGGAACAGTTATCAAAAATGTACCAAGGTCTAGAGAAAATCTTTTTAAAGGAAAAGCCAGATAAAATTTTGGTACTAGGCGATACAAACAGTGGTTTATGTGCAATTTTAGCGGAACGAATGGGTATTCCAGTTGTCCATATGGAAGCTGGAAATCGTTGTTTTGACTTAGAAGTACCTGAGGAGAAAAACCGCCGAGTCATTGATGCTATTTCCAGCTTTAATCTACCCTATACTCCCCAAAGTAAAGAAAATCTCCTTAAAGAAGGAGTTCCCTCAAATCGAATTATTGTATCAGGCAACCCCATTCACGAAGTCTTAGAACATTATAAGTGCGAAATTGAACAAAGTGACATCCTTAATAAACTACTAGTCGAAAAGGAGAATTATTTTTTAGTAACGGCACATCGAGCTGAAAATGTAGATCATGAAGATCGATTACTAGAAATTATACAAGGGATCAACTTGGTAGCTGAAGCATATGGAAAGAGAGTAATATGTAGTATCCATCCCCGCACTAAATCACGAATTAAAGGTATCTCTGAACTAAAAATTCATCCTTTAGTGGAGTTTCACGAACCATTTGGTTTTTTTGACTTTGTTAAGCTTGAAAAAAATGCTCTCTGTGTTTTAACGGATAGTGGAACAGTTCAGGAAGAATGTTGTTTATTTCATGTTCCCACTGTTACAATCCGCAAAACAACTGAAAGACCAGAGACAATTGAGTGCGGAAGTAATATGCTATCCGGGATAGACTCAGATCAAATAGTTAATTGTGTACACGTAATGGTTAACCAACCAAAAAAATGGTCCTATCCAGAAGGATATGACGATAAAATTGTTTCGGATAAAGTAATTAAAGTACTATTAGGGGGATATAAAGTTGTTTAA
- a CDS encoding polysaccharide biosynthesis protein, producing the protein MFNNQIILVTGGTGSWGYELVRQLLTYNPKEIRIFSRNESNQFTMKQEFDNNPKLNFVIGDIKERDSLIEACQDVDYVYHLAALKHVPVCEDQPLEALKTNVTGTQNVIDAAIICNVNRVIYISTDKAANPSNFYGLSKAMGERLIIHANTINTKTRFVCIRGGNVLGTNGSVIHVFKKHIQEKGKVGITDLNMTRFFLTLEDAIKLVFKATFESLGGEIFVMKMPTCKIVDLAHVLIEASNKEEVEIETLGIRPGEKIHELLLSEYESTTTIAYDDEYFVILPPIHIEGLKEHYSKFNPVDLVNYNSSKGLMSKEEIREMLKKGRFI; encoded by the coding sequence TTGTTTAATAATCAAATTATTTTAGTGACAGGCGGCACAGGTTCATGGGGCTATGAATTAGTAAGACAATTATTAACATACAATCCAAAGGAAATTCGCATTTTTTCGCGTAATGAGTCAAATCAATTTACAATGAAACAAGAATTTGATAATAACCCAAAATTAAATTTCGTTATTGGAGATATCAAAGAGAGGGATTCATTAATTGAAGCATGCCAAGACGTTGATTATGTTTATCATCTGGCAGCTTTAAAACATGTTCCGGTATGTGAAGATCAACCTCTTGAAGCATTAAAAACAAATGTGACTGGAACACAAAATGTAATAGACGCGGCAATAATCTGTAATGTTAATAGGGTTATTTATATCTCTACAGATAAAGCTGCAAACCCTTCAAATTTCTATGGGTTGTCCAAGGCAATGGGAGAAAGACTAATTATTCACGCTAACACGATAAACACAAAGACAAGATTTGTATGTATACGCGGTGGAAATGTTTTAGGTACGAATGGGAGCGTTATTCATGTATTTAAAAAACACATTCAGGAAAAGGGGAAAGTCGGTATTACTGACCTTAATATGACGCGGTTCTTTTTAACCCTGGAAGACGCTATCAAACTTGTATTTAAAGCAACTTTTGAAAGTTTAGGCGGAGAAATTTTTGTTATGAAGATGCCTACATGTAAAATTGTAGATCTTGCCCATGTATTAATAGAAGCTTCTAATAAAGAAGAAGTTGAGATTGAAACGCTCGGTATTAGACCTGGTGAAAAAATACATGAACTTCTCCTTTCAGAATATGAAAGTACAACGACAATTGCTTATGATGATGAATATTTTGTTATTCTTCCCCCAATTCATATTGAGGGATTAAAAGAACATTACTCTAAATTTAATCCTGTAGACTTAGTTAACTATAATTCAAGCAAAGGGTTGATGAGTAAAGAGGAAATTCGAGAAATGTTAAAGAAAGGGAGGTTTATTTAA